A part of Cotesia glomerata isolate CgM1 linkage group LG4, MPM_Cglom_v2.3, whole genome shotgun sequence genomic DNA contains:
- the LOC123263342 gene encoding uncharacterized protein LOC123263342, producing the protein MDIKKFELIVADNIPQGVFIKDQNDQVIENIGISGNGQFIYNNIQYVVFENILSLRQHHSTFEYDDLAIKEFSIMNVISAQKVLTWIATIHQHSLDYQTVPCMSSITDALQTISEELKLQADNAAADNNLKEMFNIFLNLLNDLIKEITPEQLAIIYQYSNIAKLKIGDLPLSDLLKISSQYLYDLLSYNESMLERVSLTYPMQMLSYVMRIFLLLFSRFNIPFTDDETILIHEITAILIDLLSDRLTTNVYLKHGNSYATGMIQQINRKYPALANVTDINKVDQFLQNNSDFKNFIESNYRDFNLWPFVLSINMTIQHRVLFNIKSCLDNFRLRDHKKIDVQPKEVIDLLEKICEPYVQTKQYERYNEVCFKQIVSSELFSKICNFMCT; encoded by the coding sequence ATGGATATAAAGAAATTTGAATTGATAGTAGCTGATAATATACCACAAGGTGTGTTCATTAAAGACCAGAACGATCAAGTTATAGAAAACATAGGTATTTCAGGCAATGGTCAATTCATTTACAATAATATCCAGTACGTTGTATTTGAAAACATTTTATCATTACGTCAGCATCACAGTACGTTTGAATACGATGATTTAGCTATCAAGgaattttcaataatgaatGTAATATCTGCCCAAAAAGTGTTAACATGGATTGCTACAATCCATCAACATTCTTTAGATTATCAAACCGTACCTTGTATGTCATCGATAACTGATGCTCTACAGACTATAAGTGAAGAGTTAAAACTACAAGCAGATAATGCTGCtgcagataataatttaaaagaaatgttcaatattttcttgaatcttttaaatgatttaataaaagaaattacaCCAGAGCAATTGgctataatttatcaatatagTAATAtcgctaaattaaaaattggtgaTCTACCTTTATCAGATTtgctgaaaatttcaagtcagtATCTTTATGATCTTCTTTCTTACAATGAATCGATGCTTGAGCGAGTTAGTTTAACATATCCAATGCAAATGCTTTCCTATGTAATGCGTATCTTTCTTCTTCTATTCTCCCGTTTTAATATCCCGTTCACCGATGACGAAACAATATTAATTCATGAAATTACCGCAATTTTGATTGATCTTTTATCTGATCGACTCACAActaatgtatatttaaaacaTGGCAACAGTTATGCAACAGGAATGATACAGCAAATTAATCGTAAATATCCGGCATTAGCAAATGTAACTGATATTAATAAGGTTGATcaattcttacaaaataattcagaTTTCAAGAATTTCATCGAAAGTAACTATCGTGATTTCAATTTATGGCCTTTTGTGTTATCAATTAACATGACGATACAACATCGAGTtttgtttaatataaaatcatgTCTTGACAATTTTCGCTTAAgagatcataaaaaaattgatgtacaACCAAAAGAAGTAATTgatttacttgaaaaaatatgtGAACCATATGttcaaacaaaacaatatgAACGTTATAACGAGGTATGTTTCAAACAAATTGTCAGTTCGGAActgttttcaaaaatttgtaattttatgtGTACTTGA